One region of Duncaniella freteri genomic DNA includes:
- a CDS encoding fumarate reductase/succinate dehydrogenase flavoprotein subunit has translation MNDYADIESSKLPEYQIDSKIPEGPLAQKWTNYKAHQKLVNPANKRNLDIIVVGTGLAGASAASTLGELGFNVLNFCIQDSPRRAHSIAAQGGINAAKDYQNDGDSVYRLFYDTIKGGDFRSREANVYRLAEVSNNIIDQCVAQGVPFAREYGGLLANRSFGGAQVSRTFYAKGQTGQQLLLGAYASLNRQIKKGTVKSFNRREMLDLVIIDGRARGIIVRNLITGELERYAAHAVVLATGGYGRAFFLSTNAMGCNGSAAVQAFKKGAYLANLAFTQIHPTCIPVHGEDQSKLTLMSESLRNDGRIWVPKKKEDAEAIRAGKKKPTDIPDEDRDFYLERRYPAFGNLCPRDIASRAAKERCDAGYGVGSGNAVYLDFKYAIERLGEDVVRDRYGNLFDMYQMISDDDPYHTPMMIFPASHYTMGGIWVDYELQTSVKGLFAIGECNFSDHGANRLGASALMQGLADGYFVIPYTMQNYLSDQIKVPHFTTDTKEFDEAEKAVRERIQKLMNIKGTKSPDQIHKRLGHVMWDLVGMGRTLKSLVKALEEVEEVRKEFYTDLRIVGNADDLNQELEKALRLEDFLVIAKMMAIDALNRNESCGAHFREEYQLADGEAARNDKDYMYVSCWKYTGENEKPVLLKEPLNYTEIKVQTRNYKS, from the coding sequence ATGAATGATTATGCCGACATCGAGTCCTCAAAGCTCCCTGAATATCAGATAGATTCCAAGATCCCCGAAGGACCTCTCGCCCAGAAGTGGACCAACTATAAGGCTCATCAGAAACTTGTCAATCCCGCAAATAAGCGCAACCTTGACATCATCGTTGTAGGTACAGGCCTTGCAGGTGCATCCGCAGCATCGACCCTTGGCGAACTTGGCTTCAATGTGCTGAACTTCTGCATTCAGGATTCACCTCGCCGTGCTCACTCCATCGCAGCTCAGGGTGGTATCAATGCCGCTAAGGATTATCAGAACGACGGCGACTCAGTGTACCGTCTCTTCTACGATACCATTAAGGGTGGTGACTTCCGTTCACGCGAGGCAAATGTATACCGTCTTGCCGAAGTCTCCAACAATATTATAGACCAGTGCGTTGCTCAGGGTGTTCCTTTTGCACGTGAGTACGGCGGTCTCCTTGCCAACCGTTCTTTCGGTGGCGCACAGGTGTCACGTACATTCTATGCCAAGGGTCAGACCGGTCAGCAGCTTCTGCTCGGAGCTTATGCTTCACTCAACCGCCAGATCAAGAAAGGCACAGTGAAGTCATTCAACCGTCGCGAGATGCTTGATCTCGTAATCATCGACGGCCGTGCCCGCGGTATCATCGTGCGCAACCTCATCACAGGCGAGCTGGAGCGTTACGCCGCTCATGCCGTAGTGCTCGCTACCGGCGGATACGGACGTGCTTTCTTCCTTTCCACAAATGCTATGGGCTGCAACGGTTCTGCCGCAGTTCAGGCATTTAAGAAGGGTGCCTACCTTGCCAACCTTGCATTCACTCAGATCCACCCCACATGTATCCCTGTGCATGGTGAGGACCAGTCCAAGCTTACACTTATGAGCGAGTCGCTCCGTAACGACGGCCGTATCTGGGTGCCCAAAAAGAAAGAGGATGCCGAGGCTATCCGTGCAGGCAAGAAGAAGCCTACCGATATACCCGATGAGGACCGCGACTTCTATCTGGAGCGTCGCTATCCTGCGTTCGGCAACCTCTGTCCTCGTGACATCGCCAGCCGTGCAGCCAAGGAGCGTTGCGACGCTGGCTACGGTGTAGGTTCCGGAAATGCTGTTTACCTTGACTTCAAGTATGCTATCGAGCGTCTTGGCGAGGATGTGGTACGTGACCGTTACGGCAACCTTTTCGATATGTACCAGATGATTTCTGATGACGATCCCTACCACACCCCGATGATGATCTTCCCTGCAAGCCACTATACAATGGGTGGTATCTGGGTTGACTACGAGCTCCAGACATCAGTGAAGGGTCTTTTCGCTATCGGCGAATGTAACTTCTCTGACCATGGTGCCAACCGTCTTGGTGCATCGGCTCTCATGCAGGGTCTTGCCGACGGTTACTTCGTGATACCTTACACCATGCAGAATTATCTCAGCGATCAGATCAAGGTGCCTCACTTCACTACCGACACCAAGGAGTTTGACGAAGCTGAGAAGGCTGTGCGCGAGCGCATACAGAAGCTTATGAACATCAAGGGCACCAAGTCCCCTGACCAGATCCACAAGCGTCTCGGACATGTGATGTGGGATCTCGTAGGTATGGGACGTACACTCAAGAGTCTCGTAAAGGCTCTTGAAGAGGTAGAAGAAGTGCGTAAGGAATTCTATACCGATCTGCGCATCGTAGGCAATGCCGACGATCTCAATCAGGAACTTGAGAAGGCATTGCGTCTTGAGGACTTCCTCGTGATAGCCAAAATGATGGCGATCGACGCTCTCAACCGTAACGAATCGTGCGGAGCACATTTCCGTGAGGAGTATCAGCTCGCTGACGGTGAGGCTGCACGTAACGACAAGGACTATATGTACGTGTCCTGCTGGAAGTACACCGGCGAAAATGAGAAGCCTGTCCTCCTCAAAGAGCCCCTCAACTACACCGAAATCAAGGTTCAGACCCGTAACTACAAGTCATAA
- a CDS encoding YicC/YloC family endoribonuclease, with amino-acid sequence MLYSMTGFGKSVKEFPGKKITIEIKSLNSKQADIATRIPASLRQRELDMRNVIAEKLVRGKIDLSVSIESRSGDVSQRFNIPVMKAYKAQIQQAAAELGIPEPESDWFSMLMRFPDVLHVESVADADESEVNATMEALKEAIEALCSYRRVEGEKLEAFFTVRVNRIAELLGQISKYEGERAARVRARMEEGLTKLSGIDYDRSRLEQEMFFYIEKFDINEEKQRLAQHLTYFIDTMKAPGAQGKKLGFITQEIGREINTLGSKSNHSDMQRLVVQMKDELEQMKEQVLNVL; translated from the coding sequence ATGCTTTATTCAATGACAGGATTCGGAAAGTCAGTAAAAGAGTTTCCGGGCAAAAAGATTACAATCGAGATCAAATCGCTTAATTCCAAGCAGGCCGATATTGCTACGCGTATCCCTGCATCGTTGCGTCAGCGCGAGCTTGATATGCGCAATGTGATTGCCGAAAAGCTTGTGAGGGGCAAGATTGATTTATCGGTTTCTATCGAATCGAGGAGCGGAGATGTGTCGCAGCGGTTCAATATCCCTGTCATGAAGGCTTATAAGGCACAGATCCAGCAGGCCGCCGCTGAACTTGGCATTCCGGAACCTGAATCAGATTGGTTCAGTATGCTTATGCGGTTTCCGGATGTGCTTCATGTCGAGTCGGTCGCTGATGCTGACGAATCGGAGGTGAATGCCACTATGGAAGCTCTTAAGGAGGCTATTGAGGCATTGTGTTCTTACCGTCGGGTCGAGGGTGAGAAGCTTGAGGCTTTCTTCACTGTGCGGGTCAACCGTATCGCGGAGCTTCTTGGCCAGATATCGAAGTATGAGGGTGAGCGTGCCGCTCGTGTGAGGGCACGTATGGAAGAGGGTCTGACCAAGCTGAGCGGGATTGATTATGACCGGTCTCGTCTGGAGCAGGAGATGTTCTTCTATATAGAGAAGTTCGATATTAATGAGGAGAAACAGAGGCTGGCACAGCACCTTACATATTTCATCGACACGATGAAGGCTCCTGGAGCCCAGGGCAAGAAGCTCGGGTTCATAACCCAGGAGATAGGTCGGGAGATCAATACGCTCGGATCCAAAAGCAATCATTCCGATATGCAAAGGCTCGTTGTCCAGATGAAGGATGAGCTTGAGCAAATGAAGGAGCAGGTTCTCAATGTTCTCTGA
- a CDS encoding lysophospholipid acyltransferase family protein, which translates to MIILYRIYQILIFCPLIVASTIITAIFTVIGSALGAGQWWGYYPEVLWGRIFCWLAFVRVTASGHENIDKDTSYVFVANHQGAYDIFSLFGYLGHNFRWMMKESLRRIPFVGWGCKASGQIFVDNSSVSATRRTMQEAEKQLSGGMSLVVFPEGARTWDGKMRKFKKGAYMLAVEFNMPVVPVTIDGAFDVLPRFRLLPRPGHIRLTIHKPIPPTPGGHDLNTLMEESRKAIASAMPHD; encoded by the coding sequence ATGATAATACTCTACCGAATATACCAGATTCTGATTTTCTGCCCGCTGATAGTGGCCTCGACCATTATCACCGCCATTTTCACAGTGATAGGTTCCGCTCTTGGAGCCGGACAATGGTGGGGCTATTATCCCGAAGTGCTTTGGGGACGCATATTCTGCTGGCTGGCATTCGTCAGAGTGACCGCGAGCGGACATGAAAACATCGACAAAGACACCTCATACGTGTTCGTCGCCAACCATCAGGGTGCTTATGACATATTCTCACTTTTCGGCTACCTCGGACATAATTTCCGGTGGATGATGAAGGAAAGCCTGCGTAGGATCCCGTTCGTTGGGTGGGGATGCAAGGCTTCGGGACAGATATTCGTTGACAACTCATCCGTAAGTGCCACCCGACGCACAATGCAGGAGGCAGAGAAACAATTGAGCGGAGGAATGTCGCTCGTAGTGTTCCCCGAAGGGGCCCGCACCTGGGACGGCAAGATGCGAAAATTCAAAAAAGGGGCATATATGCTCGCCGTAGAGTTCAATATGCCGGTAGTCCCTGTGACAATTGATGGAGCATTTGATGTGCTTCCACGATTCAGGCTGCTTCCGCGTCCCGGGCACATAAGGCTCACCATACATAAACCCATACCGCCTACACCCGGAGGCCATGACCTCAACACACTTATGGAAGAGAGCCGAAAAGCAATAGCCTCAGCCATGCCTCACGACTGA
- a CDS encoding RpiB/LacA/LacB family sugar-phosphate isomerase has translation MSIIKPGTPVAFCSDHAGYEMKMLLEGYFEAQEIEYKDFGTFSAESCDYADYAHPCAQAIEEGMCYPAIALCGSGNGIGITLNKHQGIRAAICWNVELAELARRHNDANVLVLPARFIDNVTAISIVEKFLESPFDGGRHQRRVEKIPLK, from the coding sequence ATGTCAATTATAAAACCAGGTACACCTGTAGCGTTTTGCAGTGACCATGCAGGCTACGAAATGAAAATGCTCTTGGAGGGCTACTTCGAGGCGCAGGAGATTGAGTACAAGGACTTCGGCACATTCTCGGCTGAAAGTTGCGATTATGCCGATTATGCCCATCCATGTGCGCAGGCAATAGAAGAGGGTATGTGCTATCCGGCTATTGCGTTGTGCGGCTCAGGCAACGGCATAGGGATAACACTTAATAAACATCAGGGAATACGTGCGGCAATATGCTGGAATGTTGAGCTTGCCGAGCTTGCCCGCCGTCATAATGATGCCAATGTACTTGTGCTCCCGGCACGTTTCATTGACAATGTGACAGCCATCAGTATAGTTGAAAAATTTCTTGAGTCTCCGTTTGACGGCGGACGCCATCAGCGTAGAGTGGAAAAGATACCTTTGAAATAA
- a CDS encoding DUF5063 domain-containing protein: protein MQLSPNSLAFVALGNEYCAAIENASQSDPQAFIAEMVRLLPRIYITASDLKPAPSLDEEPPYIDSYLDEYHYESLRSAIEGMLGQDDVYLEVFEEDMKYSDTPIRASISEGLCDIFQVLYNFVSSVRDAAESQINDALIAVSEDFASFWSQKVVNLMRPLNHIRYNSDEDDDMF from the coding sequence ATGCAGTTAAGCCCTAATTCATTGGCGTTTGTAGCGTTGGGCAATGAGTATTGTGCCGCAATCGAAAACGCCTCCCAGTCCGATCCGCAAGCGTTCATAGCTGAGATGGTGAGGTTGCTTCCGCGTATCTACATCACAGCTTCCGACCTTAAGCCGGCACCGTCTCTTGACGAGGAGCCGCCGTATATCGACAGCTATCTTGACGAGTATCATTATGAGTCACTCCGTTCCGCTATAGAGGGTATGCTCGGTCAGGATGATGTGTACCTTGAGGTGTTTGAGGAGGATATGAAATATTCTGACACGCCGATCCGGGCAAGCATTTCGGAGGGGCTGTGCGATATATTCCAGGTGCTTTACAACTTTGTATCGTCGGTCCGTGATGCCGCCGAGTCGCAGATCAATGATGCGCTCATTGCTGTAAGCGAGGACTTCGCGTCGTTTTGGTCACAGAAAGTTGTGAATCTCATGCGTCCCCTCAACCATATCCGTTACAACTCGGATGAAGATGACGACATGTTCTGA
- the gmk gene encoding guanylate kinase — protein MEKGKIIIISAPSGCGKSTIINALLKRGEIDMQFSVSATNRPPRDGEVHGVNYYFLTDDDFKKAISQGDFVEYEEVYPGRYYGTLKSEIARIVDGGHNVVLDIDVKGGVNVKRMYGDEAVSVFIQPPSVEALRSRLVGRGTETEDAIEQRVARAEFEIGYAPQFDHTVVNDDLTEAIENVSKILKEFTCR, from the coding sequence ATGGAAAAAGGCAAGATCATAATAATCTCGGCTCCGTCGGGTTGTGGCAAGTCGACAATAATCAACGCCCTTCTTAAGCGAGGTGAGATAGACATGCAGTTCTCTGTGTCAGCTACCAACCGTCCTCCGCGCGATGGGGAGGTCCATGGAGTGAATTATTATTTCCTCACCGACGATGATTTCAAGAAAGCTATTTCACAAGGCGATTTCGTGGAATATGAGGAGGTGTATCCGGGGAGATATTACGGAACTCTTAAGAGTGAGATTGCCCGCATAGTGGATGGCGGTCACAATGTGGTGCTTGATATAGATGTCAAGGGCGGAGTGAATGTGAAGAGAATGTATGGCGATGAGGCTGTGAGCGTATTCATACAGCCGCCGTCGGTCGAGGCTCTTCGCTCACGTCTTGTGGGGCGTGGCACCGAGACTGAGGATGCGATAGAGCAGCGTGTGGCGCGTGCCGAGTTCGAGATAGGATACGCTCCTCAGTTTGATCACACTGTGGTCAACGATGACCTCACCGAAGCTATAGAGAATGTGTCGAAAATCTTAAAAGAGTTCACCTGCCGATGA
- a CDS encoding transposase produces METTALSIKHIAQMYCVNGKCFADLYRNKLSGYAQWCERELGSGIYFNAVNIGPYMSLDETCLSNGEVWTFLTNKDGHGGSGTLAAAIPGTKSDEIISILIGAMGKTLRRKVREVTCDLSSSMMLIAAEVFYNAHVVNDRFHVQQVYNEAVDEIRIDIRRQLIAEDNSRDKSEPPITYSNGETMRQILARSKHTLMMSQNKWTDIQRHRANILFRHYPILKAAYHLAMELRQIFNAKISPTKAMGRMNKWYEKVMALGNNNFRSVIRTFKNHAPTILNYFRRRATNASAEAFNSKVKIFRSQMRGVRDHDFFIFRLVKLYA; encoded by the coding sequence CGACGGCATTGTCGATTAAGCACATAGCGCAGATGTACTGCGTAAACGGCAAGTGTTTTGCTGACTTATACCGCAATAAGCTGAGCGGCTACGCCCAGTGGTGCGAGAGAGAACTCGGCAGTGGGATTTACTTCAACGCCGTCAACATCGGGCCGTACATGAGCCTTGACGAGACGTGTCTGAGCAACGGCGAGGTATGGACATTCCTCACCAATAAGGACGGGCACGGCGGCAGTGGTACACTTGCCGCTGCAATCCCGGGCACAAAAAGCGACGAGATCATCTCCATACTCATCGGAGCGATGGGCAAGACCCTGAGACGAAAAGTCAGGGAGGTCACATGCGATCTGTCGTCCTCGATGATGCTGATAGCCGCCGAGGTATTCTACAACGCCCACGTCGTTAACGACCGCTTCCATGTGCAGCAGGTCTATAACGAGGCTGTCGACGAAATTCGCATAGACATCCGCCGACAGCTCATTGCCGAAGACAACAGCCGTGACAAATCAGAGCCTCCAATTACATATTCCAACGGCGAGACCATGCGCCAGATCCTTGCCCGCAGCAAGCACACCCTGATGATGTCGCAGAACAAATGGACTGACATACAGCGTCATCGCGCAAACATTCTGTTCAGACACTATCCGATACTGAAAGCTGCATACCATCTGGCTATGGAACTGCGCCAAATCTTCAACGCAAAGATATCACCCACCAAAGCAATGGGTCGGATGAACAAGTGGTATGAAAAAGTAATGGCATTGGGCAACAACAACTTCCGCTCTGTCATCAGGACGTTCAAGAACCACGCCCCGACTATCCTCAATTATTTCCGACGTCGCGCAACTAATGCCTCGGCCGAAGCATTCAACTCCAAAGTCAAAATCTTCCGTTCGCAGATGCGAGGGGTCCGTGACCATGATTTCTTTATCTTCCGACTCGTCAAGCTATACGCCTGA
- the nadD gene encoding nicotinate (nicotinamide) nucleotide adenylyltransferase, whose product MRIGVFGGSFNPVHIGHVMLASYLKQFEGFDEVWLMLSPLNPLKANSTELIPDVTRLKMLDIALKGAEGIKVSDIELSMPRPSYTINTLRYLAKRYPRHTFKLIIGSDNWKIFSQWKDSEAIIRDFGVVVYPRPGYPVGTIYDDDVEVVKAPMADVSSSFIRNAIARGKDMNYFLPSGVYDYIKTFNLYIPKPLSGNAVKP is encoded by the coding sequence ATGAGGATAGGAGTGTTCGGAGGGTCGTTCAACCCTGTTCATATAGGTCATGTGATGCTCGCCAGCTACCTCAAGCAGTTTGAGGGTTTTGATGAGGTGTGGCTAATGCTCTCTCCGCTCAATCCCTTGAAGGCTAATTCAACAGAGCTTATCCCTGATGTGACGCGTCTGAAGATGCTCGACATAGCTCTCAAAGGCGCAGAAGGCATAAAGGTGAGTGACATAGAGCTGTCTATGCCTAGGCCATCCTATACGATAAATACACTGCGCTATCTTGCCAAGAGATATCCGCGCCATACATTCAAGCTGATAATAGGGTCGGACAACTGGAAGATATTCTCGCAATGGAAGGACAGTGAGGCTATCATCAGGGATTTCGGAGTGGTGGTTTATCCTCGTCCCGGATATCCTGTCGGCACCATTTACGATGATGATGTCGAAGTGGTCAAGGCCCCTATGGCAGATGTGTCGAGCTCGTTCATACGCAATGCAATAGCACGAGGCAAGGACATGAACTATTTTCTCCCTTCAGGGGTCTACGATTATATCAAGACATTCAATCTATATATCCCCAAACCGTTATCTGGAAATGCAGTTAAGCCCTAA
- a CDS encoding succinate dehydrogenase cytochrome b subunit, whose product MWLTCSSIGRKLVMAVTGACLVLFVTFHCLMNGVALFWPMGYNAVCEFLGANWYALVASMGLAALFVIHILYALWLTLQNRRARGNDQYAIAGAAPGVEWSSKNMLVLGIVVVAFLVVHLIQFWAKMQLAEILEEEYMYNGVYVHPADGIAFINIAFSQVWTPIVYIIGFVALWFHMNHGFWSMFQTAGWDNDTWLPRLKSISFWWTSIVVGLFIIQAVVFTVRAM is encoded by the coding sequence ATGTGGTTAACATGTTCATCTATAGGGCGCAAGCTTGTGATGGCAGTCACCGGAGCTTGCCTTGTCCTATTTGTCACGTTTCACTGCCTGATGAATGGTGTCGCGCTGTTCTGGCCTATGGGCTATAATGCTGTGTGCGAATTTCTCGGAGCCAACTGGTACGCTCTTGTAGCATCCATGGGGCTTGCAGCTCTCTTTGTCATTCACATCCTCTACGCTCTTTGGCTCACGCTTCAGAACCGTCGTGCACGTGGTAATGACCAGTATGCCATTGCCGGTGCTGCTCCCGGAGTGGAATGGTCGTCCAAGAATATGCTTGTGCTCGGCATTGTTGTGGTCGCATTCCTTGTGGTTCACCTCATCCAGTTCTGGGCAAAGATGCAGCTTGCTGAGATTCTTGAGGAGGAATACATGTATAATGGTGTATATGTGCATCCTGCCGATGGTATAGCATTCATCAACATCGCGTTCTCACAGGTATGGACCCCCATTGTCTACATCATAGGCTTTGTGGCACTGTGGTTCCATATGAATCACGGTTTCTGGTCCATGTTCCAGACCGCAGGCTGGGACAATGACACCTGGCTCCCCCGCCTCAAGAGCATCAGCTTCTGGTGGACATCCATCGTCGTAGGTCTCTTCATCATTCAGGCCGTAGTGTTCACTGTGCGTGCCATGTAA
- a CDS encoding succinate dehydrogenase/fumarate reductase iron-sulfur subunit: MEHNINVNLKIWRQRSPKEPGAFKNYRVENVSTGSSFLEMLDMLNQQLVEKGEEPVVFDSDCREGICGMCSLYINGHPHGPVQGITTCQLHMRKFNNEDTITIEPWRSAAFPVIRDLMVNRNAFDQIQQAGGYVSFNCGGAPDANNLPISKEVADIAMDSATCIGCGACVAACKNGSAMLFVSAKVSQFALLPQGQVERARRARAMVSKMDELGFGNCTNTGACAAECPKNISLSNIARLNREFIKAKCAD, from the coding sequence ATGGAACATAATATAAATGTAAACCTCAAGATTTGGCGCCAGCGTAGCCCGAAAGAACCGGGGGCGTTCAAGAACTACCGTGTGGAGAACGTCTCCACCGGAAGCAGCTTCCTCGAAATGCTCGATATGCTCAACCAGCAGCTCGTAGAGAAGGGTGAGGAGCCTGTGGTATTTGACAGCGATTGCCGCGAGGGTATCTGCGGTATGTGCTCTCTTTATATCAACGGACATCCCCATGGTCCGGTACAGGGCATAACCACCTGTCAGCTCCACATGCGTAAGTTCAACAACGAGGACACCATCACCATCGAACCGTGGCGTTCTGCCGCATTCCCTGTGATACGCGACCTTATGGTCAACCGTAATGCCTTTGACCAGATACAGCAGGCAGGAGGTTACGTGTCGTTCAATTGTGGCGGAGCTCCCGATGCCAACAATCTCCCCATATCCAAGGAGGTTGCCGATATAGCAATGGACTCTGCTACATGTATCGGTTGCGGTGCATGTGTTGCAGCTTGCAAGAATGGTTCTGCAATGCTCTTCGTCAGTGCCAAGGTAAGCCAGTTTGCCCTTCTTCCCCAAGGTCAGGTTGAGCGTGCCCGCCGTGCCCGCGCCATGGTCAGCAAGATGGACGAGCTTGGCTTCGGCAACTGTACCAACACCGGAGCTTGTGCGGCTGAGTGTCCCAAGAACATCTCGCTCAGCAACATCGCCCGCCTCAACCGCGAGTTCATCAAGGCAAAGTGTGCCGATTGA
- a CDS encoding BF3164 family lipoprotein — protein sequence MVVRFLLSLVCLLFVACAGRNGSGGEMSDSGLHFPDSMDVKWTYVTGDDMMPNPRCFAVDDSCVYVLGDAGGRSLFVYNITTGEEMGSYIDRRSHIGELTNPYGLSIDRSTGDFGVFNLGMTDRFLVRYSPEYEPKVLYRVDSVFPINDIVLAPDDRVIAVSLVYENGEPTGRQAVSLLDVADGVTLIGSCDELLPVIPKGLGREISVSGSGKRVASIIRNSGFLETYEITGDSILRTSHNNYFPIEVSDDGIAHVNHNIQYGFRCVAVSDDYVYAVYSESKAEGDPVTTVGVWDWNGNPVKKIKTDKNVSDICVSPDGSRLYCTSKFRSSICTINYIDL from the coding sequence ATGGTAGTAAGATTTCTGTTAAGTCTTGTATGCCTGCTCTTTGTAGCCTGTGCGGGGAGGAATGGCAGTGGTGGTGAGATGTCTGATTCCGGATTGCATTTTCCTGACTCTATGGATGTCAAGTGGACTTATGTGACCGGTGACGATATGATGCCTAATCCAAGATGTTTTGCCGTGGATGACTCCTGTGTCTATGTGCTTGGTGATGCAGGGGGACGTAGCCTGTTTGTGTATAACATAACCACAGGAGAAGAGATGGGCAGCTACATTGACCGTCGGTCGCATATAGGAGAGCTGACGAATCCATACGGATTGAGCATTGACAGAAGTACTGGTGATTTCGGTGTGTTCAATTTAGGTATGACTGACAGGTTTCTTGTGAGATATTCACCTGAATATGAACCTAAAGTACTATATAGAGTGGATTCTGTTTTCCCGATTAATGATATCGTGCTTGCTCCTGACGATCGTGTCATAGCAGTGTCATTGGTATATGAGAACGGGGAGCCAACAGGACGTCAGGCTGTGAGCCTGCTTGATGTAGCGGACGGTGTTACTCTGATAGGTTCGTGTGATGAATTATTACCGGTAATACCAAAAGGATTGGGTAGGGAGATCAGTGTGTCGGGTTCCGGAAAAAGAGTGGCATCAATAATTCGGAATTCGGGATTTTTGGAGACGTATGAGATAACAGGCGATAGCATATTGCGTACATCTCACAACAACTATTTTCCCATAGAGGTGTCTGACGACGGTATCGCTCATGTGAATCATAATATACAATATGGTTTCAGATGTGTTGCCGTCTCGGATGATTATGTATATGCTGTATATAGCGAATCTAAGGCTGAGGGTGATCCGGTCACTACTGTAGGAGTGTGGGACTGGAATGGTAATCCGGTCAAGAAGATCAAGACCGATAAGAATGTTTCTGATATATGTGTGTCACCCGACGGTTCACGGCTTTATTGCACGTCAAAATTCAGGAGTTCGATATGCACTATTAATTACATAGATTTATAA